In Candidatus Fermentibacter sp., the sequence CATAGCCGGCGACCTCGCGAGCGTCCCGGTGCGCATCCCGAGGGTGAACACCGGCAGGCGCGGGCAGGATGAGCAAGGCCGCGTGCCTCTGCCGGCCGTGACGGAATCGGGCAACACCTGGTCCAGGGTGAAGGAATCCGGTCCCCCGCCCGAGGTGCCCAGCTTCCTTCCCGGCACGGCCGTGAAGGAGGCCTTCGCGCAGCCCCGCGGGGGGGAACCTCCGGATGAGGATCCTCCAGTGCGTCATGCCGTCACATCCCGGCAACCCGCCGCGGCGGAGGAGCCGGGGGAACCCGGGGAGGAGCCCGCCGTGTCCGGCCCCGCCGGCGCCCGGCGTCAGGGCTCCGGAACCGTGGAGGAGGGCCGTCCCGCCCCTCCCGGGGTCCTTCCGCCCGAGACCGTGCTGATGTCCCCTTCCTCCACGTCGAAGTCGGGGGTCTCGGAGGCCGAGCTCAGGGAGAGGGCGGGACTCCTCGTGAGGAAGCTGTCCGAATTCGGGGTGGCCTGCGAGATAGTCGACTACAGGCCGGGTCCCGTCCTGACGAGGTTCGAGCTCAGGCCGGGCCCCGGCGTGAAGGTGAACAGCATAGTGGGCCGTACGGACGATCTCGCCCTGGCCCTGAAGGCCTCCCGGATACGCATCCTCGCCCCCATCCCCGGCAGGGACGCAGTGGGCATAGAGGTGCCGAATCCGGTTCCGGAGGCCGTCTTCCTGCGCGAGATACTCCGGTCCGTCTCGGGAGAGGCGCTCCCCGTCGCCCTGGGAAGGCGCATGGAGGGCGAGCCGATCGTGGTGGACATCGCCGAGATGCCCCATCTCCTGGTGGCGGGGGCCACGGGACAGGGCAAGAGCGTGTGCCTCCACACCATCATCTGCACCCTGCTCATGAAGAAGCGCCCCGACGAGGTCAGGCTGGCGCTCATCGACCCCAAGAGGGGGGCCGAATTCAGGAACTACGAGGATCTGCCCCACCTCTGGTCGCCCGTGATCACCAACGCACGGGAGGCCAAGCTGCTGCTCGAGGACCTGGTGAACACCATGGAGAACCGCTACGTCAGGCTCTCCCAGAACGGCGTGAGGTCGATAGCGGAATACAACCGGGAGATAGCCCCGAGGCCCGACTCGACCGGCCCGATGCCCTACATAGTGCTCATCATAGACGAGCTGGCCGACTTCATGGTCACCTCGGCGAGCGAGATCGAGCAGCCGATAGTCAGGCTCGCCCAGATGGCCCGGGCCGTGGGCATCCACCTCGTGCTGGCCACGCAGAGGCCCTCGGTGGACGTCATCACCGGCATCATCAAGGCCAACTTCCCTTCCCGGATCGCGTTCATGGTGAGCTCCAAGACGGATTCCAGGACCATCCTCGACATGAACGGCGCAGAGGCGCTCCTGGGGAAGGGGGACATGCTCTTCCTCCACTCCTCCTCGCCGGAGCCCCTCAGGGTCCAGGGCTCCCTCGTGACCACGAAGGAGATCAGGCAGATAGTGAACGACTGGAGGCAGCAGGATCTCCAGTACCAGTTCGCCTTCGACCCGGCCGTGCTCTCGGGAGGGAACAATCCCGACCCGGTGAGCCTAGATGCCGATGATCCCCTCATCCAGAAGGCGAAGGAACTCGTGATCAGGTATCAGATCGGCTCCACGTCGCTGCTCCAGAGGAAGCTCAGGCTGGGATTCTCCAGGGCGGGGAGGATCATGGACGAGCTGGAGGAGAGGGGCGTGGTGGGACCCTCCCGCGACGGGCGGGCCCGGAAGGTCCTCGTGACCAGGGAGGAGGCCGGGCTGGTGGCCCCGGTCGACACTCCGGAGGAGGATGGCTCTTGAGGAGGTTCCTGCCCTTCCTGCTGCTCGCTGCGGTCGCGTCGTGCGGGCGCGAACCGCTCGAAACCGACGACGCGGGCCTCGTAGTGGAGGAGAGCGATCTCGACGCCTTCGCCCGGGCTTCACAGCTCTATTTCAGGGGCAACCTGTCCAGGGCGAGGGACGGCTTCAACGTGCTGATCTACAGGTTCCCCGATTCACAGCTCGCCGAGGACGCGGGCCTCGCGATCCGGAGAATAGAGCAGGACCTGGGCTCGGTGCCGGCGGGGGATTCCGGCCAGGCGCCCTCCCGATCCGTCGAGATCGCGGTCGTCGGGCTCCCTGTGAACTCCGCGCGCATCTCCCAGGTCGTGGGCGCCCTCCAGGCCTCCGGCTGGACCTCATGGCCGGTCCTCGACGAAGGGGCCCCCGATATCACGGTGGTCCTCTTCCCCGACGGCCTGGCCCAGGAGGCCTCGGTCGCCGGAGATTCCCTCCATGCATGGCTGACCTCCCCGGCTTCGATACCCGTACAGCCGGGCGGCCAGATGATGGATGCCATAGTGCCAGGCCACGACGGGCTGGTGGTCGTGATCGGCGGAGACGCAGCCGTATCCCCCCGCGCCCCGTCCACCGGTTCCGGAGGGTCGATTTGACGACGATCACGATTCTGCTCGCTGCCGCCTGCGCCGCCTCCGGCCCCGCATGCGGCATGCTCGAGAAGCTGGAGTCCGCCTCCCTGCTGTCGGCCGATTTCTCCCAGTCCGACTACTGGGCGTTGACCAGGGAGACCGAATCCTCCTCCGGCAGGCTCCTGCTCGCGAGGGACGGGAGATTCCTGCTCGACTACGCCGATCCGGAGGGAAGGCGGATGGGTTTCGACGGATCGGTCGTATACACGGTGGATCCTCTCTACATGCAGGTTCTCCTCGATCCATCGTCGGAACCCGCCAGCTTCACCGCTCTCCTGGAATCCGCCGGCGACCCCGGGCTCGCCACCGCTTCGAGGATCAGCGGCGACACGGTCTTCGTCGACCTGGAGGGGGAGATCGGACAGGGCATCTCGCGCATGAGCTTCGCCTACCTGATGTCGGACAGCCTTCCCAGGGTGCTGAGCACGTATGACGGCAACGGCAACCGCAGCACCTGGACGCTCCGCTCCGTCTCCGTGACCGGAGGCGATCCAGGCAGTTCCTTCGACATGGTCGTGCCCGGCGGCTACGAGGTCCTGAGGGCCGGTGACCTCTGACCGCGGCAGGCGCGCCGCCTGCATCGTCACCCTGGGCTGCCCCCGCAACGAGGTGGATTCGGAGTCCTTCGCGGCGGTCATCCGCCGCGCCGGTTACCGCATCGTCCGCGACCCGGAAGAGGCCGTGCTCCTCCTCCTCAACACATGCGCCTTCATCGCCCCTGCCGTGGAGGAGTCTGTCGAGGCCCTGTCCGAGGCGCTGGCATGGCGCGCAGGCGGCAGGGGCAGGAGGTTCGTCCTGGCGGGATGCCTTCCCGGGAGGTTCGGAGACGACGGTTCGGGCGGGCTGGAAGGGATAGACGCCCTGGTCGGGCCGGCCGACACCGCCTCGCTGGCCGCCTTCCTCGGGGTCGACCACGATGCCCGGGGGCGCTCGCGCATCTCCCGCAGGTTCGACAGATACCTCAAGATAGCCGACGGCTGCCTCAACAGGTGCTCCTTCTGCGTCCTCCCGGCCATAAGGGGGCCGTTCAGGCCCGCACGGGCCTCCGGCATCATCGCAGAGGCGGACGGTCTGGCGGCCTCGGGTGCCCGCGAGATAGGGGTGGTGGCCCAGGATCTCCTCGCGTGGAGGGACGGCCCGATGGGGCCGGCCGATCTGGTCTCCGAACTGGCCTCGCGCCATCCCGACAGGTGGTTCCGCCTCTATTACCTGAATCCACGGAGATTCGACGAATCCATCCTCGAGGCGATGACCCGCTTCCGCAACCTGGCGCCCTACCTGGA encodes:
- a CDS encoding DNA translocase FtsK; the encoded protein is MTTRRRPGSKRIQPRRRGLRAVSIVVLFFTGAGLLILLAVPGLGAGGGAAGAVRSFVYRILGFLGFLPPLALLLCSARLLKPGILPGAFQFLHGLSVNLLFLSALTDMVGRRINPVLAWRPGGALAGRAVDVLAGWAGPVFAYLILLMGFVLSLMVFTGWDIAGDLASVPVRIPRVNTGRRGQDEQGRVPLPAVTESGNTWSRVKESGPPPEVPSFLPGTAVKEAFAQPRGGEPPDEDPPVRHAVTSRQPAAAEEPGEPGEEPAVSGPAGARRQGSGTVEEGRPAPPGVLPPETVLMSPSSTSKSGVSEAELRERAGLLVRKLSEFGVACEIVDYRPGPVLTRFELRPGPGVKVNSIVGRTDDLALALKASRIRILAPIPGRDAVGIEVPNPVPEAVFLREILRSVSGEALPVALGRRMEGEPIVVDIAEMPHLLVAGATGQGKSVCLHTIICTLLMKKRPDEVRLALIDPKRGAEFRNYEDLPHLWSPVITNAREAKLLLEDLVNTMENRYVRLSQNGVRSIAEYNREIAPRPDSTGPMPYIVLIIDELADFMVTSASEIEQPIVRLAQMARAVGIHLVLATQRPSVDVITGIIKANFPSRIAFMVSSKTDSRTILDMNGAEALLGKGDMLFLHSSSPEPLRVQGSLVTTKEIRQIVNDWRQQDLQYQFAFDPAVLSGGNNPDPVSLDADDPLIQKAKELVIRYQIGSTSLLQRKLRLGFSRAGRIMDELEERGVVGPSRDGRARKVLVTREEAGLVAPVDTPEEDGS
- a CDS encoding outer membrane lipoprotein carrier protein LolA: MTTITILLAAACAASGPACGMLEKLESASLLSADFSQSDYWALTRETESSSGRLLLARDGRFLLDYADPEGRRMGFDGSVVYTVDPLYMQVLLDPSSEPASFTALLESAGDPGLATASRISGDTVFVDLEGEIGQGISRMSFAYLMSDSLPRVLSTYDGNGNRSTWTLRSVSVTGGDPGSSFDMVVPGGYEVLRAGDL
- a CDS encoding radical SAM protein — encoded protein: MTSDRGRRAACIVTLGCPRNEVDSESFAAVIRRAGYRIVRDPEEAVLLLLNTCAFIAPAVEESVEALSEALAWRAGGRGRRFVLAGCLPGRFGDDGSGGLEGIDALVGPADTASLAAFLGVDHDARGRSRISRRFDRYLKIADGCLNRCSFCVLPAIRGPFRPARASGIIAEADGLAASGAREIGVVAQDLLAWRDGPMGPADLVSELASRHPDRWFRLYYLNPRRFDESILEAMTRFRNLAPYLDIPVQHASDRVLARMNRGYGRAALERISDMVSHAGLDIACRFTVIAGYPGETDGDFEDLCSFLRGASSLRSLVVFPYWHEEGSVEYGRGDGDLVDPAIVDERLGILDSIGEEAAEAWGGRLTGRRISVLAETSRRGRTVFDAPMVDGSALFTSPVRTGAFYEAIVEGCEGLSTTVTVSGGN